ATAATAAATTTTATGGTATACTGTGATAGGCACATGATATACCATGGTTTAGTTAATTGTACCAATGTCAAGAAAACTGCTGAATATATTTTCAAGTTAATGGATGAGGTAGTAGAGGTTGTGGGAGAAAAAAATGTTGTGCAAGATGTGACAGATAGTAAATCTAGTATGAAAGCAGCTGGACAACTGttgatgaaaaaaagaaaaaatctatTATGGTCACCTTGCGTTGCTCATTGTATAGATTTGATGTTGGAGGATATTGGCAAAATAGATAATGTAAAAGAAACTATTGCTCAGAGGAAGAAGATAACAAGTTTCATATATAACAGCGACAAAGTAATGAATTTGATGAAGACATATACAAGAAAAGGGGAACTGCTACGTCCAGGTATCACTAGATTTGCAACTGAATTCATTTCTATGGAAAGTCTTCTTTGGCATTCTACAGAACTGAAAAAATGTGCACCTCAGATGAATGGGCAGAGTTCAATAACACTACCAAGAGACAGGCAGAAGCTATAAAAGTAGCTGAGTTGATATTGTCAGAGAAGTTTTGGAAAAAAGTTAGAAATGTGTGTGCAATAATGGAGCCTCTGGtcaaagttttaaaaactattgATCAAGATAATAAGCCAACATTGCCAATTATTTATGAGGCAATGGATAGAGCAAAAATGGTTATTCAAAAGTCTGTGAAATCTTGAAAAACGATTTTGGAAGTGATTGATAATAGATGGTACAATCAACTTCGTTGTGATTTACATGTGGTAGGTAATTTAAAATATTACATCCAAtttaaatatgtaatatatatgtatttatttattttctaattttgttattttattgtatTCAGTATATTTTTTAAACCCGGTCCTTCAATATTCTCGAACTTGTGAGTTTAATCTGGATGAAGTTCGAAAAGGGTTGAAGAAAGTCATTGCAAAGTTGGAGCCAAATTTAGATGTACAAGTTGATTCAATAAATGAGGtattcttttgattattttatttatttatattaatgaaaaaatttaaaaattttaacacttgtgtatatattatttttgTGGATCAAATTTTTGTAGACAAAAAAGGAGGATTTGGAAGTGCTATTGCAGCAAGAGCGTTACCAAAATCTTTACCAGGTTTCAACTTAATTCATACTTATATAAACATCTAAACCATATTAATgaagttaatatttttataattttaaaataataataataaattattattattactacttTGTTTGGTTAGGTGAATGGTGGCTTAACTATGGTGAAAATGAGCCAAATTTAAGGAATATTGCAGTGAAAATATTGAGTCAAACCTACACATTGTCTGGTTGCGAGCGAAATTGGAGTACATGGTCATTAATTCATACAAAACTACGTAACCGTTTGGCAgttaaaaaattgcataaattagtTTTTGTGCATTACAATATGCGATTAAAGGTGAAAAATTTGATGCATCAAAGAGATACTAATGATTTCTACAACCCAATTGACTTGAATCACATTTTTCACCAAGATGATATATTGGATAATTGGATAAGAGAAAATGAAGAACCCACATTGCCTGAAGATAATCTGGATTGGTTGGATAAGGGCATTCATCAAACTAAATCAGAAAGTAGTGAATATCAAGAACATGACAATGATGGTTTTGGTGATACATTGTCCCAAtatattaccaaaaaaaaaataagaaaggtCTTGCTGAATCCTCAAGTAGGAAACAAAAAAGTATGACTAAACAAATCAGTAAGCATACTATTCCATCATCTTCAAATAAAAGTGACAGTagtaatgatgatga
This portion of the Coffea eugenioides isolate CCC68of chromosome 11, Ceug_1.0, whole genome shotgun sequence genome encodes:
- the LOC113751829 gene encoding uncharacterized protein LOC113751829; its protein translation is MIDEIAKVGSGIKGPSTYQIGNEYLDEEFEELEKYLGDIYDKFSTFGCTLMCDGWSTRTKHPIINFMVYCDRHMIYHGLVNCTNVKKTAEYIFKLMDEVVEVVGEKNVVQDVTDSKSSMKAAGQLLMKKRKNLLWSPCVAHCIDLMLEDIGKIDNVKETIAQRKKITSFIYNSDKSSLAFYRTEKMCTSDEWAEFNNTTKRQAEAIKVAELILSEKFWKKVRNVCAIMEPLVKVLKTIDQDNKPTLPIIYEAMDRAKMVIQKSVKS